A single region of the Nitratidesulfovibrio sp. genome encodes:
- a CDS encoding ABC transporter ATP-binding protein, with product MLLRLTKVAKFYGNRLVIKDVSFEAAPGTVTLLAGPNGAGKSTLLKLMAGLSRPSAGSVERGIADEALGYLGHQTFIYPELTACENLAFWARLHGLAPERCSEAALLDTLERMELKRFAFERAGGFSRGMAQRLNLARVLLLSPSLLLLDEPGTGLDIRSMAILHREIAAARDRGAGIVWISHSVADDLARADRVLAIAEKRVAYNGPAADYVPEAVAC from the coding sequence ATGCTGCTGCGGCTGACCAAGGTCGCCAAGTTCTACGGCAACCGGCTGGTGATCAAGGACGTCTCGTTCGAGGCGGCCCCCGGCACGGTGACGCTGCTGGCCGGCCCCAACGGGGCGGGCAAGTCCACGCTGCTCAAGCTCATGGCCGGGCTTTCCCGGCCCAGCGCGGGCAGCGTGGAGCGCGGCATCGCGGACGAAGCCCTTGGCTACCTCGGCCACCAGACGTTCATCTATCCCGAACTCACCGCCTGCGAGAACCTGGCCTTCTGGGCGCGCCTGCACGGCCTTGCGCCGGAGCGCTGCTCCGAAGCCGCCCTGCTGGACACCCTTGAGCGCATGGAACTGAAGCGCTTCGCCTTCGAACGGGCAGGCGGCTTTTCACGCGGGATGGCCCAGCGGCTGAACCTTGCACGGGTACTGCTGCTGTCGCCGTCGCTGCTGCTGCTGGACGAACCGGGCACCGGCCTCGATATCCGGTCCATGGCCATCCTGCACCGCGAAATCGCCGCCGCGCGCGACCGGGGCGCGGGCATCGTCTGGATCAGCCATTCCGTGGCCGATGACCTTGCCCGGGCCGACCGGGTGCTGGCCATCGCCGAAAAGCGCGTGGCCTACAATGGCCCGGCCGCCGACTACGTACCGGAGGCCGTGGCATGCTGA
- a CDS encoding cytochrome c-type biogenesis CcmF C-terminal domain-containing protein has product MHLSAYLLLVASLLFALFFAGAAAAQLWQGRSTALPWIEKAHLMLTGFMTLASVVLLYALVNFDFSLVYVASYTDRALPLFYRMTAFWAGQAGSMLFWGWSVALFGVIFTATSGYRDLSPQTRLWYWLFFLAVMAFFLLILTAWSNPFLTAAPAPADGNGLNPLLQNPGMIFHPPLLFLGYGGFAIPGCLALAQAMSNGYGREGAWAGIARPFTLCAWLFLTAGIVLGGWWSYMELGWGGYWAWDPVENASLIPWLVSTAFLHTSVIESRRGKLHRVNILLMALTTISAFFATYLVRSGVVDSLHAFGDGGVGRPLLIFILASTALTVAVTLIWRKDDARPLSGIDSREGFLVLVAWVLLALSAIILVATMWPVFSKFWTEKPMGLEPAFYNRVCLPLFAGIAVLLSVCPWLGWKGGVRSMPKLLAVLGVMAAVTAMTWYTYRMPMAALGAGAGAACVAGIIILLTTEAHVRRNNASLAAHGVHLGLALMVLGVAFSGPYKLEQEVEIPRDATVKLGKYDLRYVNLYEGEGAGYIFIEAELNVTREGAPVGVLSPQRRLYAKFDRQAFAEAATIFGLGDELYATLLGVDAEGAATLKVSVNPLVNWVWIGGTLMCLAPLLGLRRPSSSRDGDGEAGDGQEA; this is encoded by the coding sequence ATGCACCTTTCCGCATACTTGCTGCTAGTCGCGTCGCTGCTTTTCGCCCTCTTCTTTGCCGGGGCGGCAGCCGCGCAACTGTGGCAAGGGCGTTCCACGGCGCTGCCGTGGATAGAAAAGGCGCACCTGATGCTGACCGGGTTCATGACCCTGGCATCCGTGGTGCTGCTGTACGCCCTTGTCAACTTCGACTTCTCGCTCGTCTACGTGGCCAGCTACACCGACCGTGCACTGCCGCTGTTCTACCGCATGACGGCCTTCTGGGCCGGTCAGGCCGGGTCCATGCTGTTCTGGGGCTGGTCCGTGGCCCTGTTCGGGGTCATCTTTACCGCCACCAGCGGCTACCGCGACCTCAGCCCCCAGACCAGGCTGTGGTACTGGCTGTTCTTCCTGGCCGTCATGGCCTTCTTCCTGCTCATCCTCACCGCGTGGAGCAACCCGTTCCTCACCGCCGCCCCGGCCCCTGCCGACGGCAACGGCCTGAACCCGCTGCTCCAGAACCCCGGCATGATCTTTCATCCGCCGCTGCTCTTCCTGGGCTACGGCGGCTTCGCCATTCCCGGCTGTCTTGCCCTGGCCCAGGCCATGAGCAACGGCTATGGCCGCGAGGGCGCATGGGCGGGCATCGCCCGGCCGTTCACCCTTTGCGCGTGGCTGTTCCTGACGGCGGGCATCGTGCTGGGCGGCTGGTGGTCGTACATGGAACTGGGCTGGGGCGGCTACTGGGCATGGGACCCGGTGGAAAACGCCTCGCTCATCCCGTGGCTGGTTTCCACCGCGTTCCTGCACACCTCGGTCATCGAGTCGCGGCGCGGCAAGCTGCACCGCGTGAACATCCTGCTCATGGCACTGACCACCATATCCGCCTTCTTCGCCACCTATCTGGTGCGCAGCGGGGTTGTGGATTCGCTGCACGCCTTCGGCGACGGCGGCGTGGGCCGCCCGCTGCTCATCTTCATCCTGGCCTCCACCGCGCTTACCGTGGCCGTGACGCTGATCTGGCGCAAGGACGACGCCAGGCCCCTGTCCGGCATCGACAGCCGCGAAGGCTTTCTGGTGCTGGTGGCCTGGGTGCTGCTGGCCCTGTCCGCCATCATCCTGGTGGCCACCATGTGGCCCGTGTTCAGCAAGTTCTGGACGGAAAAGCCCATGGGGCTGGAACCCGCCTTCTACAACCGGGTGTGCCTGCCGCTGTTCGCGGGCATCGCCGTGCTGCTGTCCGTATGTCCGTGGCTGGGCTGGAAGGGCGGCGTGCGCAGCATGCCGAAGCTGCTGGCCGTGCTGGGGGTGATGGCCGCCGTCACCGCCATGACCTGGTACACCTACCGCATGCCCATGGCCGCGCTGGGCGCGGGCGCGGGCGCGGCCTGCGTGGCGGGCATCATCATCCTGCTGACCACCGAAGCCCACGTGCGGCGCAACAACGCCTCGCTGGCCGCGCACGGCGTGCACCTGGGCCTGGCCCTGATGGTGCTGGGCGTGGCCTTTTCCGGCCCGTACAAGCTTGAGCAGGAAGTGGAAATTCCCCGCGACGCCACGGTAAAGCTGGGCAAGTACGACCTGCGCTACGTGAACCTGTACGAGGGCGAAGGCGCGGGCTACATCTTCATCGAGGCCGAGCTGAACGTCACCCGCGAGGGCGCGCCCGTGGGCGTGCTGTCGCCCCAGCGCCGCCTGTACGCCAAGTTCGACCGCCAGGCCTTCGCCGAGGCGGCCACCATCTTCGGCCTTGGCGACGAACTGTACGCCACCCTGCTGGGGGTCGACGCCGAAGGCGCGGCCACCCTGAAGGTCAGCGTGAACCCGCTGGTGAACTGGGTGTGGATAGGCGGCACGCTGATGTGCCTTGCCCCCTTGCTGGGGCTGCGCCGTCCGTCATCGTCACGCGACGGGGACGGCGAGGCCGGAGACGGGCAGGAGGCATGA
- a CDS encoding cytochrome c maturation protein CcmE, with protein MSKKNGKSLYLVALALFLGGVGYLVFSGFSQNSVYFLNVSEALAMPSDKLQSIRLFGTVAPEGIARLDDGPGVRFLLEDKDNPGQTVRVMYRGAVPDTFKEGVEVIVEGGMPQGGAAAEFRAKTLMTKCPSKYEKENRKG; from the coding sequence ATGTCGAAGAAGAACGGCAAAAGCCTGTACCTCGTGGCCCTCGCCCTGTTTCTGGGCGGGGTGGGCTATCTGGTGTTCTCGGGCTTTTCCCAGAACAGCGTGTACTTCCTGAACGTTTCGGAAGCCCTCGCCATGCCCTCGGACAAATTGCAGTCCATCCGCCTGTTCGGCACGGTGGCCCCGGAGGGCATCGCCAGGCTGGACGACGGGCCGGGCGTGCGCTTTCTGCTCGAAGACAAAGACAACCCAGGGCAGACCGTGCGGGTGATGTACCGCGGGGCCGTGCCCGACACCTTCAAGGAAGGCGTCGAGGTCATCGTGGAAGGCGGCATGCCCCAGGGTGGGGCCGCCGCCGAGTTCCGCGCCAAGACGCTGATGACCAAGTGTCCCTCGAAATACGAAAAAGAAAACCGTAAGGGATGA